In Episyrphus balteatus chromosome 4, idEpiBalt1.1, whole genome shotgun sequence, the sequence ATACTTCTCCTCAATATGCTGAAACATGAATGGATGATTACACAGTTTTCTCAACTGTACAATTGTGTTCATCAAAGCCTTGGCACCACCCTTGCCCTGTTTTCCCTTCTCAGAACCATCAGTAAGCAAAACACCTTTGCTCTGCATGTGTTTGTAAAGTACTCGTTGCAATCCAGACATCTCACATTTAATAATATACTCGACTTTTTCAGGCAATTGATGTTCCACCTCTTTCTTGAGACGACGCAACAAGAACGGACGCAATACTTTATGCAAACGACGAATAATCAAAATAGTTTCTTCCTCATTCAACTCTACTTTTTCACCAGTGGTTGCAAATGGAGCATTAAACCATTGTTCAAATGTCGAGCAACTCTTGAATATAGACGGCAACAAGAAATTCAACAAAGCCCACAATTCCGGCAGTTTATTTTGCAATGGAGTACCAGTCAATAGCAAACGGTATGGTGCCATATAGTGAGTATTAAGAACTTGTGTCAATTTGCAGTGATGATTCTTCATACGATGACCTTCATCAATAATCATGTATTTCCATTGCAATTTAGCCAAAACTGATTTATCTTTAATAACGTATTCGTAAGTGGTTAAAAGTACATTGAATTTTGTTGCTCTCATTTGATTCTGTAACAATCGACGACCTTGTGGACTGCCTTTGTAACTAACAATAGCAACAGATGGAGCCCACTTCTCGAATTCCAACACCCAATTGGGAAGTGTTGACAATGGAACAATAATCAAAAATGGTCCATTGACTTTTTTGCGTTCCATCAAATAAGTAACAAGAGCAATGGTTTGAATGGTTTTCCCCAAACCCATCTCATCGGCCAGAATGCCATTCAAATTGTTATTGTAGAGTGAAACCATCCATTCGAGACCCTTCAATTGATACTCCTTCAGCTGACCATTTACCAATATATTAGCCTGTTCGTAAACCTTCTCATGAACAGTATGAGCAATGCTGTAATATGTTTGTTCTTCGGTACGGTATTCATCATCTTCAACCTTGGCCTTCTTGATAAGCTCCTTGGTAAGGTCTTCTtcggttttttctttctttccgtGTCTAGCTTCATAACGTTCTCTATTTTCTCTTTCTTGACGCTCTTCTTCATCCTCATCATCGGAATCGCTTTCAACCCAATCCCAGCCAGGATGAGATTCCAGCCATCGATGTAGATCCTTCAAGTATGGGGCATCATCGCCGCTCAATTTGTTGCCAGTTGCTTGTTCCATAACACTTACGCGCATATCAGCAGCAAGACAATTCTCATCGATTGATTGGTATTCACCACTTGCCAACAACTCTTTCTTGTAACGAACTTTACGTTTGCATTCTTCttccttctttttcttttgatcATCTTTATGCTGCTTGACCATTTCGGTGAGATTACAAATGTACTCATCGGTTTGTGACAAAAGGAATGCCAAACGTTTGTCTTTCTTTTGATCAATCAGCTTACGATAACCTTCTTCGTCCTCAGCCATCAAACGGCGCATACGTTCTTTTTCAATGCGTTCTTGTTCCTTCTTTTGTTCTCTTTCTGCATTGGCATGATAATTCATAATTGCCTTGTTCATACGTGCCAGCTGTACTTTATTGTTGCGATGATACTCTTTGAAATCTTTGCCATGTTGAAGAACAGCAGCCAGAAATTCTTGATGTTTTTGGCGTCTTTTGCGTTCGGCTTCTAGTTTCTGTTGCTTTTCGAGTTTTTCAGTTGCTCGAGCTTCGCGGAGGCCTTGACGCTTGGTGCGTTTGTAGGCCTTGACATTGACAGCAGTTTCTAGAGTTGTATCGCGTCGAGTGCATTGGACGATTTCACTACGGAGTTGACGTTGGAAATTTAAAACACGCAGTGCTCGTAGCTCTATAGCAGCTTGAAGTCGAAGGTCTTCGGGCATTGTTGCAGGGAGTCTTTGTAGCTCTTGCATGCGGAGTGATATCCTTGAAGCAATGCGATTTTCACGCTCTTGTAGCAATGTTATCGGATCAAGACCAATTGGTTTTGCCACGGTAGTAACCCGATTTGGTTTTGGCATTGGTTGTTGTGGTGGCGGAGCTGCGGGCTTTGGTCCTGGTGGACCCTGTGGCATTGGCATTCCAGGTGGCATTTGGCGATTGCCTTGTGCCATGCTTGCTTGCATTGGACTTGAAATTGGTGGCTGTCCTCCGCCCATCATAGGTGGTTTTGCACCGTTCGGCATTGAATGATCTGGAGGAGGCTGCTGCATTGGTGGTTGCATTGGCTGCTGACCGCCCATTTTGTTAACGCCTGGTTGGAATGGGCTACTGGGTGGTGTTGGGCATTGTGGTGGGGTACCATCTTGACGAACACCACCTGGAGGCGGTTGATTTTGTTGCTGAGGTTGTTGGGGACCAGGTCCGGCGTTTGGTGGCTGTGGTGGACCTTGCGgtggctgctgctgctgttgttgtggtTGATGTTGCTGTGGCTGGGGAggctgttgctgttgttgttgctgctgctgaagCATTTGTTGCACTTGAATTGATATCGGTTTGTTTCGAGCTAATAAACGATATGCGGTAATTTGAGTTCGTAGCATATTCACTTGATTTCCAGTAAAATGCTGGTGTTTAGATGTGGCGCGTAGAGCCAAAAGTTGGGAGTAACGAGGATCCTCTTGAAGGCCCTTCTCCTCCATTGAATCGATTGCTCTTTGAAGGGCATTTAAGTTCTCTTGTCCAGGTCCGCCTGATGGTGGTTGGCCAGGTGCTGGTGGACCCtggaaataattaaattaaaaaataatgagaattttgtttggagtttaaaaaaaaattaattaaaataaaacagccCACAACATAGATATATTTGGAGTAACTTACttgacaaagaaaaagataaaatagAATGCTATTAGTCTAATACCGCTCAATATGTTGTATGGAGGCCAATAGTGTAGCCAATActcctaactaaaaaaaaattacaaactaacTATTAAAAgccaaattaaaaaacaaacaaataagatcctactttttaagtaaaacaaatattttttgaagcgTTATTAATGCTTCCCACTATAGAACTGTTTTCTCAATTTCTGACCTTCTCACAAATGACTtgaccgatttcaacgaaaaattaagaaaagaattaaaaaaaaatatttttagatttttaagaaaaaaacctttttttttttgaaaaataaatatttcgaaaatagagcaataaatttgtttgtaaacatgtcgatttatattttctttttaatggcacaccaattttttgtttaattttttttaatatacagggtgattaAGGAGGAATCTGTCAAAAATATAGACCTAGTAGGTTGGGttaagataagaaaaaaaatctattctacCTCGTTTATATAGGAGGCAATTtcctaaaaactaaaaatgtattaacaATCAACGCTAACATCTAAATGTATACCGTGATATACCTTTTTGTACACTGAAAGCCATCTcgtcttttatcttttttttaaataaagctgttttataaaacaatttttgaataattaattttcaaatccctcccatacgattttttttctttttttcgatcCAACTTACACGCTGTAGCATTTTGGCACATTCCTTCTGAATCACCCTGTACTAAGAACCgcttcaacaatttttatttttttttgtaagaattacaattaaaaaaaatttaattgcatacgtggtttggttttcaaaacatttgaaaaggcgttttttataattttaaacacaaattttaaaatattttttttaatttttttgctaaatttcttttaaaattaaattaaaaatactccttaatgaatttttacataagAAGCTATaatattctaagcaacttttTCCACAAGAGCAAGTATGTGAGACCCAGTCTCgcattttaattgttttcagTTTGAAGCCAAATTATGAGGAAATGGGTcgtatgcaaaaacaaaaaatgaacttttcagtacattttaaaaatgtcagcttataaaataaaataaaataatataaaataaaataaaataaaagaaattaaaataaaagaaattaaaataaaataaaaggtgtgttttttctacaactcaatagctactcatttttttattttattcgaaaaacaataaaaccaatTACTTAcatgtgtaatttttattattgttttgcgaataaaattaaaaatagtagctactgagtattagaaaaaacacgcataaaataaaatataataaaataaaatactaaaattaaaataaaataaaaaattaaaataaagaaataaaattatcacCTACTATTTTTatgacaaaattagtttttattttctttaaaaaaatcaggtgattttttgaaatttaagccaaacttttgaaaaaaaaactattaatacaattttaaaatacaaaaaatcggGCAATAGCTGTCTTAAATTCATTACGGTTAAAGTATTTTCAATTCCCGCTTAAGCTTCTGCACtacaatgtttaaaaaaaaagctttaaactCACAACAATAAAATACCCATACTATCTATATTACACCAAgcttaaaaaagtaattttgtatAAAGGACTCACgaatttcaattaaaacaaGTTAAAGTAATTCTATATTTGCCTTTCATCATTATTCCCATGAAtcacaaattataatttatgtaaagaaaatgaaaaagacaaaacaaaaacaaaccaagACCAAGACAGGCAACATTATAAAACCGATTGCATTAATTATTAAGAAGTTAGTCTTGAATTTGTATTGTAACAAGCAAAATGTCTGCCCAACAAAGTGTCGAAGTAGATAAgctttttagttttataaagCCACTGGCAATTAAAGCAGGCGAAATGCTATTAGAGGGATACAATAGCAAGAAAAATGTAGAAATTAAATCAGATTTCTACGATGTTGTTACAGAATACGACAATAAAATAGAGAATTATTTAATGCAGCAAATATTAGCATCTTATCCACATCATAAATTTGTGGCAGAAGAAGAATCTTCAAAAAACAATGCAACAGCACCATTAACTGATGCACCAACATGGATAATTGATCCAATTGATggaacttcaaattttattaaaatgcttCCACATACTTGTGTGTCTATTGGATTGGCCATCAATAAAGAAATCGTTTTGGGTATTGTTAACAATCCGGTTTTGAATAATTTGTATTGGGCGGTTAAAGGTAAAGGAGCTTTTAGAAATGGTGAAAAGATAAGTGTTAGCGATTGCCAGCAAGTAagttacaattattattattatgatgtTTACGATTTAAATTGGAGCTTTAAATGGATTTGCTatttttctttatctttttttttcaggtaaaaGATGCAAATATTGCATATGAAGTATCTTTATTGCACGTTTTAGATATATGTGATAAGCACATCAAACGAATGTATCATTTGGGATCAGGAGCAAGAAGGTAAACAATTATATTTGTAAATAAACTACAGACAAGCATAATATATAAGTTACGTAGGTCAACATTGATAGTGGAACGTTTTAAATAATATGACCACAAAAATAATGCAACCCCAACctactttaaatataaaaattttaattgtatgAGTTTAATTTGATAAGATTATTAAATAATCAAAACTAATAAGGATCAAAATACAAAGAAAGATAAACCAACAAATGACTTAAAATGATCTTGTGGTTTCTGACAATCTATGTTGTTTAAAATCATAAAGAAATTatacatttatattatattttattggttttaactGCAAAATTCGCATTTATTTGATCTGCATTGTtatctttatttattatttttttgaattttgtattttattaataaataacttTGTAGTAAAATGCCATTTGGCAAAATGAAGaaggaacttaacattgaaatacAGGCTGCTTGGAATATTAAGGGCGATTTTATTCACTCGAAGTTGAATACAACTCGAGGTATTTTATATTCAACTTGAGAATTCGAATTTGTTCACACAAAGTTGaagtttttaactttcaattttAGAAACTAGAGTTTATCAACTTAAGCTTTTCTCAACTCCCGAAAATATGAGAAGTTTGCTGGCAAACTTGAGATTCTGGTTAAAAATgtcatttgtttatttttatttttgtgtcaaaAGATTGTTCAGATGTAAAggaaatcaaaaattattgtagtgttttaagaaattaaccattattcaattttttggatAATGGAACTTTTGTGTTACCACCGAAACCAAAAATAGTTTGTGCCACCAAAACGTGTCgtaaacctattttttttttttttttagaacaaaagtattttcgaaaaaaagaatcgcataatttttgttcacattaataataataaatgaagCGCGATGTGTGTAACAAAAGTATTTGTAcatgttttttcttgtttatttttgttctcccaaaaacaatattattgGTCCAGGATTTCTTTTTGTGCTCTCGGAAAATCTTTCTTATGTACGTGAAAATGAGCTCTAAAATATGATTTCGCCGagatcattttaattttattaaaaaaaataaacatgtaCATTGCagtttaaaatatacaaaaagggCCATtcataaattcgaaaaaaaaaaaaatgaaactttaatttaaatgacaaaaaattcaatatagatttgaaattggcagattgttttaatttgtcacaaatatcccagggatattttgaaaattggaaGTTGGCCAGCTTTAGATTTAAAACTGGAGAGTTTAGAGAAAAATTAGTGAATAAAACGAATTTTCAACTTGGGATTTATCTCTCAAGTTTAGGTCAACCCTGGAGTTATTCAAATAGAGATTTTGCCCCAAGTTAAACAAAAGTGAATAAAATGGCCctaaagcttttcaaaaattcaacagaattttttaagaactcactttggaaaatattatatgaaatttgtttaaacttacaaaaatatCTCTTGAAATGGTTTAGAAGTATACCAGAGTTAATTTCTTGTAAactaagaatttttagaaaacaaaattgaaaatctttagagacatttttttaattagcttttgtctttaaaaaaaaatttcaaaacaaaattggtatgtcattaAAAAGTAATACTAATcgatacataaaaacaaattttcaatacaattcaatgaatttttaaatgacttttttgaaattttctagagatctcaagaaaatgtactgaaaagtgagataaAAGCTTGAgctcatttttattgcatacgACCCGCTTTTTTGTatcatcaaaaatttaattttaattcatgagttggttttgtttgattttttattttattctatatTGCAAGCAAATAAATAATGCCTATTAGAACTACAAACATACTCTTTAATGAAACTGCCATTCAAAGCCATAataattgtctttatttttaggTAAATACTGATATCAAAACTAAAGTTATTGTAGTTGTTACGTACCTATTTATCAatccatcaattttttttttaaattcagattaaatttttacttgcgataatgAACAAGTATGGCATCCGtaaaaaaaactcgaaataaAATtctcatttagaaaaaaacttatctttctcaaaaatggcattaacgattttgattaaatttttgtgtgtgctAAGATAAAGGGGTTTGTACTTTGtttgttgtatttaaaaaaaatatttttgaaacattacacggtgtaacactcaaaaaatacgcgggcggagacctatcaggttttgtagagctagtcgcactgaatacgaaacgctatttgaaaatcccctaacacccccaaaatctggagttacgggcaaaaaacggttttttggaccttcacccattgaaaaaattctagcttcgacaatttgttacccattttcgatttttttacagtttctgatagaagataaatatacctttttaacaatgtataaaacatgtaactcggttaaaccacttagaatttataagatgtcaaagttcaaaaattcaattttttttgtcatttgcccaacttcggcatcaatttaaagtatatgttttcaaaacaacatgctatttaaaaaatatattctaaaactatatctatttcccaatcgatcgaggtattttttatgaaaatcacttcaaaattggcttagaaaaaaaaatttttcgatttcaacccagatacagaaattcgaacttttaggtatagaacaaaaatgttgtttcggcacgtagtaagataagttgggcgccaggatttgattaaaggtttttgtagaggagctcaatacaaacattttttttctttgggaggggggtctatctccccccgtttaggtgggaggggcatttttctaaaaaaaaattatcaaaataaaaaaaaattattaaaaaacaacggcaacacttacagtaataaatgataccatttccaaaaggcaaaattgtgcatttggttctaatttctaaatcaatataatattaccaatagtttttgaaataatcgatttcaaagttaaaaataggcgaaaaaaaatttgtaaaaactcattttatactatttttgtccagactgtgaattttagtaaataaattacttagacagaaaactgcctcaattaattccttatcgaacagtgaaaactatatgtttctatgtcttctagtttttgagaaaattgaaaaataaaaacaaataaaaacaaaaaatattttgaaaaaagaaaaatctgataaaataatttttcaattttctcaaaaactagaagacatagaaacatatagttttcactgttcgataaggaattaattgaggcagttttctgtctaagtaatttatttactaaaattcacagtctggacaaaaatagtataaaatgagtttttacaaattttttttcgcctatttttaactttgaaatcgattatttcaaaaactattggtaatattatattgatttagaaattagaaccaaatgcacaattttgccttttggaaatggtatcatttattactgtaagtgttgccgttgttttttaataatttttttttattttgataatttttttttagaaaaatgcccctcccacctaaacggggggagatagacccccctcccaaagaaaaaaaatgtttgtattgagctcctctacaaaaacctttaatcaaatcctggcgcccaacttatcttactacgtgccgaaacaacatttttgttctatacctaaaagttcgaatttctgtatctgggttgaaatcgaaaaatttttttttctaagccaattttgaagtgattttcataaaaaatacctcgatcgattgggaaatagatatagttttagaatatattttttaaatagcatgttgttttgaaaacatatactttaaattgatgccgaagttaggcaaatgacaaaaaaaattgaatttttgaactttgacatcttataaattctaagtggtttaaccgagttacatgttttatacattgttaaaaaggtatatttatcttctatcagaaactgtaaaaaaatcgaaaatgggtaacaaattgtcgaagctagaattttttcaatgggtgaaggtccaaaaaaccgttttttgcccgtaactccagattttgggggtgttaggggattttcaaataccgtttcgtattcagtgcgactagctctacaaaacctgataggtctccgcccgcgtatattttaaaacctcatttttgtaacaccgtgttattaaccatttttttgtggcttATGAGAAGTAattttatgtcgaattccttaaaaaaaatcgaattaaaatcgatCTCAATGCGTTTTACGTTTTGTAAATACTATGCCGATCTTGAACTTCAAATTATGtaatttagagccaatttttcaatcttctaataaacagtcagttaactgttcgacgaataaagttattaggctcataaacagtcagataaaaacattgaatttttcaatcaagaataatttattctacagaataacaaaacaaaattgtcaaattcaaaaatatttaaaattaaacgtcatttttattcatgattgtttttgttttcttgtgttccactgtatttttttaaaaattctttcaaaacagctttgacaactgacacaatatttttgttgagattattccttagaataatttttattcgtctccgaaagaagcagatagttttattcttaggaataagctatatctgcttgttgaaaaattgaatttttccctatccttaggaataagtactaactgactgtttaactgactattgaaaaattggcccttagaagttaaaaaagaatttaattaaaacttcgAACCGTTAAATAATTTGTAGCAAAGTGGCGTTCAAGATCgatgttttaataaataaattttttccaaaTGTTAATCACTGTCAagtgaaattacaacaaaagaACAATATATCCATAATGAGTAAAGGAAAGAAAATAGAGTCCAAAGTACGGGTTTATCtaaatt encodes:
- the LOC129918244 gene encoding ATP-dependent helicase brm isoform X1, translating into MASPSPANSPMPPPQAPSPMGPPSQSPAPSPSPHSPYPHQQGPPVGQQQQQQCPPIGGPPPHGPPQHGPPQHGPPSGGQHGPPQHGPPGGSHIPPPGQHGQPPHHGPPVPHPGGPYGGPHSHPHGQHGPPGGPHGPQQHGPQGQHGPPPGQHVQHGPSPQHGPAGSHGPPGSHPPTPHGPPGSHPPNSHGPPVSHAPGSHGPPSSGSHPSGSHGPPGGHGPSSHGPSPHGPSPHGPSPHGPGQHGPSGSHIQQGNQGPPQHMNGPPGQPPQGHHMPPHHQGMGPHLGMQMAPQGPSMSPMGYQTHSMPSNGPPAPGQPPSGGPGQENLNALQRAIDSMEEKGLQEDPRYSQLLALRATSKHQHFTGNQVNMLRTQITAYRLLARNKPISIQVQQMLQQQQQQQQQPPQPQQHQPQQQQQQPPQGPPQPPNAGPGPQQPQQQNQPPPGGVRQDGTPPQCPTPPSSPFQPGVNKMGGQQPMQPPMQQPPPDHSMPNGAKPPMMGGGQPPISSPMQASMAQGNRQMPPGMPMPQGPPGPKPAAPPPQQPMPKPNRVTTVAKPIGLDPITLLQERENRIASRISLRMQELQRLPATMPEDLRLQAAIELRALRVLNFQRQLRSEIVQCTRRDTTLETAVNVKAYKRTKRQGLREARATEKLEKQQKLEAERKRRQKHQEFLAAVLQHGKDFKEYHRNNKVQLARMNKAIMNYHANAEREQKKEQERIEKERMRRLMAEDEEGYRKLIDQKKDKRLAFLLSQTDEYICNLTEMVKQHKDDQKKKKEEECKRKVRYKKELLASGEYQSIDENCLAADMRVSVMEQATGNKLSGDDAPYLKDLHRWLESHPGWDWVESDSDDEDEEERQERENRERYEARHGKKEKTEEDLTKELIKKAKVEDDEYRTEEQTYYSIAHTVHEKVYEQANILVNGQLKEYQLKGLEWMVSLYNNNLNGILADEMGLGKTIQTIALVTYLMERKKVNGPFLIIVPLSTLPNWVLEFEKWAPSVAIVSYKGSPQGRRLLQNQMRATKFNVLLTTYEYVIKDKSVLAKLQWKYMIIDEGHRMKNHHCKLTQVLNTHYMAPYRLLLTGTPLQNKLPELWALLNFLLPSIFKSCSTFEQWFNAPFATTGEKVELNEEETILIIRRLHKVLRPFLLRRLKKEVEHQLPEKVEYIIKCEMSGLQRVLYKHMQSKGVLLTDGSEKGKQGKGGAKALMNTIVQLRKLCNHPFMFQHIEEKYCDHIGGHGVVSGPDLYRVSGKFELLDRILPKLKASNHRVLLFCQMTQCMTIIEDYLGWRQFGYLRLDGTTKAEDRGDLLKKFNAKDSDYFVFLLSTRAGGLGLNLQAADTVVIFDSDWNPHQDLQAQDRAHRIGQRNEVRVLRLMTVNSVEERILAAARYKLNMDEKVIQAGMFDQKSTGSERQQFLQTILHQDDGEEEEENEVPDDEVINMMIARSEDELELFKKMDVDRKKEDQVIHPGRERLIDESELPDWLTKDDDEVERWHTYEDDIILGRGSRQRKEVDYTDSLTEKEWLKAIDDGAEFEEEDDEDRDSKRKRSRKRKSRKEDSDDDSLIMMKRRKQPVDKRLKKQMHKIIMTVVKYTNEDGRNLAEPFIKLPSRQKLPDYYDIIKRPLDIKKIQQRIEDGKYAEFADLEKDFVQLCQNAQIYNEDTCLIYLDSIELQKVFSAARNRILASNEPASPDQSENEDDDDNSDDDGGSSSVKMKLKINKGGAGSSGSVPVTPTPASSASNSNSSTAKKSSRRKRSQKKYTISEDEDDDMD
- the LOC129918244 gene encoding ATP-dependent helicase brm isoform X2, which encodes MRSATDVLSSQGPPAPGQPPSGGPGQENLNALQRAIDSMEEKGLQEDPRYSQLLALRATSKHQHFTGNQVNMLRTQITAYRLLARNKPISIQVQQMLQQQQQQQQQPPQPQQHQPQQQQQQPPQGPPQPPNAGPGPQQPQQQNQPPPGGVRQDGTPPQCPTPPSSPFQPGVNKMGGQQPMQPPMQQPPPDHSMPNGAKPPMMGGGQPPISSPMQASMAQGNRQMPPGMPMPQGPPGPKPAAPPPQQPMPKPNRVTTVAKPIGLDPITLLQERENRIASRISLRMQELQRLPATMPEDLRLQAAIELRALRVLNFQRQLRSEIVQCTRRDTTLETAVNVKAYKRTKRQGLREARATEKLEKQQKLEAERKRRQKHQEFLAAVLQHGKDFKEYHRNNKVQLARMNKAIMNYHANAEREQKKEQERIEKERMRRLMAEDEEGYRKLIDQKKDKRLAFLLSQTDEYICNLTEMVKQHKDDQKKKKEEECKRKVRYKKELLASGEYQSIDENCLAADMRVSVMEQATGNKLSGDDAPYLKDLHRWLESHPGWDWVESDSDDEDEEERQERENRERYEARHGKKEKTEEDLTKELIKKAKVEDDEYRTEEQTYYSIAHTVHEKVYEQANILVNGQLKEYQLKGLEWMVSLYNNNLNGILADEMGLGKTIQTIALVTYLMERKKVNGPFLIIVPLSTLPNWVLEFEKWAPSVAIVSYKGSPQGRRLLQNQMRATKFNVLLTTYEYVIKDKSVLAKLQWKYMIIDEGHRMKNHHCKLTQVLNTHYMAPYRLLLTGTPLQNKLPELWALLNFLLPSIFKSCSTFEQWFNAPFATTGEKVELNEEETILIIRRLHKVLRPFLLRRLKKEVEHQLPEKVEYIIKCEMSGLQRVLYKHMQSKGVLLTDGSEKGKQGKGGAKALMNTIVQLRKLCNHPFMFQHIEEKYCDHIGGHGVVSGPDLYRVSGKFELLDRILPKLKASNHRVLLFCQMTQCMTIIEDYLGWRQFGYLRLDGTTKAEDRGDLLKKFNAKDSDYFVFLLSTRAGGLGLNLQAADTVVIFDSDWNPHQDLQAQDRAHRIGQRNEVRVLRLMTVNSVEERILAAARYKLNMDEKVIQAGMFDQKSTGSERQQFLQTILHQDDGEEEEENEVPDDEVINMMIARSEDELELFKKMDVDRKKEDQVIHPGRERLIDESELPDWLTKDDDEVERWHTYEDDIILGRGSRQRKEVDYTDSLTEKEWLKAIDDGAEFEEEDDEDRDSKRKRSRKRKSRKEDSDDDSLIMMKRRKQPVDKRLKKQMHKIIMTVVKYTNEDGRNLAEPFIKLPSRQKLPDYYDIIKRPLDIKKIQQRIEDGKYAEFADLEKDFVQLCQNAQIYNEDTCLIYLDSIELQKVFSAARNRILASNEPASPDQSENEDDDDNSDDDGGSSSVKMKLKINKGGAGSSGSVPVTPTPASSASNSNSSTAKKSSRRKRSQKKYTISEDEDDDMD
- the LOC129918252 gene encoding uncharacterized protein LOC129918252, which codes for MSAQQSVEVDKLFSFIKPLAIKAGEMLLEGYNSKKNVEIKSDFYDVVTEYDNKIENYLMQQILASYPHHKFVAEEESSKNNATAPLTDAPTWIIDPIDGTSNFIKMLPHTCVSIGLAINKEIVLGIVNNPVLNNLYWAVKGKGAFRNGEKISVSDCQQVKDANIAYEVSLLHVLDICDKHIKRMYHLGSGARRMLSYGTVVESMCYVASGNLDAYHIEDMYPWDCAAGYLLIREAGGVVYHPYGGDFQIMKPDLVCAGTESLCREIIGLIKKADESKSCGGN